Within Aphelocoma coerulescens isolate FSJ_1873_10779 chromosome 1A, UR_Acoe_1.0, whole genome shotgun sequence, the genomic segment CCATTCCTCATGGCAAAGCAGGGCACAGGGAACTGTGCCAGACAACCTCCTCCCCAGGTTGATCCCAGCCCTAATTtcaaaaaattgcacaaaaatgtaattatgCATTAACACAGCAAAGTCTTCTTTCCAGCTTATCAGGCTTTGAGATGCCTTAGATTGAGATGCAAACCCAGCTCCTACCACTGTGCTGTGCTCGGActcttcccccctttccccgaCCCCATCTCCTGAGCAACCAACAGCTCGCAAGGAGCCGGCACTCCTGGAATTTCACACTCGGCATCTCTTCCAAGCTCAACAGGTGAACAAACAGGTACTCCAACACCTCCTTCCTTTGTACTTcgggcagcacagacccactgGGAGAAACTGGAATCCAAGGGCAGATGTAAACATGGGACTCCTGCTTGCCACTGTCTCCACCCGTTCTCCGGCTCCTGGGCTAggaaacaaaagacaacaaacatttaaaaaccaTCCTTGAGGTGTCTTGAGGATGCCCGGGCCTGGAAGAAAGACCTTCCCATCGCTCTCTTGGCCTTTTCCCACTCTGAGGAACTGTGCAAATGCACAGCCACACCCAAGCTGGACAGCCTGGGATGTTTTCTGCACACCAAACACCACAGTCCCAAGCACCAGGAGCCTGAAGATGCCCTGGATTGCAATTCACAGCATCAGTgaaccctgcacaggacagccaagTCCTCTGtgtgcagaagaaataaaagttgCTATTTTTAGTGGTTAAAATACTCGTGGGAGTTATTGGCTGCTTACACCCGTGGGCTTGGTAGGGCCTCCCATACTTACGGATTTATCAGAAGAAGCAGTTTCAAGTTCCTTCCTTTTGGAGCCCAACTCCAAATGGGAAACTTCTCACGAGTGCTCGTGAGAGAGGCAAGTGGAACTTCAGGAGCTCAGGAAAGCGACTCCCTCCCCTGAGTCCTGTCTCACCTGCCCGAGCACCCAGTGCTTTTATACCACCTCTCTCCCTGCTTTCCACGTTCATTTAAGTGTAAGAAACCTGCAAGTTCTCGCTCCAGCACCAGCCGCCTCTTCCCTGCGCCCCTAAACTGCCGCACTGCTCAGGCGCTGCTCCCCTCGGTTGCGCTGCCCCTTTGCCACGGGGCCGAGCTGGGACAAACTCCCGCTTTTGTTTCCCAGGAAAGGCTCTGCAGGGAGGTCCCGCCGTGCCGCCCGCAAgtcccggccccagccccgcagctcCTCCCCGGCTCCGTGCCCGCGCCGGGACCGCCTTCAccccgcgcagcccccgccgcccgctcccgcccggctctgctccggggccgcCCCCCGTCGGGTCTTTTCCCGGCACACGCCGCGTCGCCGTTCTCCGCTCACTTTCCACCTCgctgcagccacagcaacaGCCGCCCTCCTCCATTATCACCACAACCCTCGCCCGCCGCTGCCGCAGCCGGGAACCGAACCTGGCGCTTCCAAGCCGCTCCCGGGCACCGCCGGACGGTACCCAcggagcagcaggagcgggaaGGTAAAGCCAGTGCGCATGCGCAGCGCTGCCCGGCTCCGCCCCGCCCTTCAACACCACATGACGTAACCAGGTACAGCGCTGCTCGTGCGCTTCCCTTCCCACAACACCGCGCATGCTCAGCACTGTTTCCATGGCTCCCTTAATGACCACACGACAAAGGGCTTCCCCGCTGATCAGTGCGCATGCGCACCGCGGAGGGATCCGCCGGAGGGACTACTTGTGATGCGGTCCTGCCCGCGGAGGAAGCACCGGTGATGCGTCCCCCAACCGCGGAGTGATCCGCCcgagggactatttgtgatgcggcCCCAACCGCGGAGTGATCCGCCcgagggactatttgtgatgcggcCCCAACCGCGGAGGGATCACCGCTgacgccgccccgcccgccccgctgctctCGCTCCCTTTGCCCGctctcccctctgctcccagcgCTTCTCCTCGGCTCTTTTCCTCCCGGGCTGCAGCGAGCGCTCCCCTCAAGGAGCAGGGGCAGCTTTGCTCGCAGCGGCAGCGATTAAACAGAGCAGGCCCGCAACAATTCCTGCTGAGCCGGGCTTTGATCACATTCCTGAGCCAGCACGGGAGCAGcgcctgaggcagcagcacgtGAAGGCGGCTGCGGCTCTGgccgggctggggaggggatccTCTGTAAAATAAGAACATGGAGAGACAAAGGAAccagaaagggcaggaaaaaaaaagaaaaagccaagacaaactaaactttttaaaaaaaataatccggAGACCCAGGGACTTCCGCCTGGAGAACTTCCTGGGGCGCAatcctgccccgctgggaggcAATGCCAGGGCAACTCCAGCTGCAACCTGCACACACCACCACAAAGATTTCGGATATTTGCAGGAAGCATCCACTTAGCAACTGCTGGTTAATAATTTATTCACTTTCCCATTAAATGCTACATTCAGTCCACAAGACTTAAACACCTTTCTGGTAGTTTTATTTACACTCTGCAGTGTGTTCTGTAAAACACAGGAGTgctcacagacacacacacacacagaacatAGGGATTTCCAAACATTTAAGTAAGTTTAAGTTTATTCCAAAGGAAGTCTACGCACTactttttccataaaaattataaaaaaaatactttacttGCTGTATTTTACCTAAACTAAGATACTTGAGAATTCTTCCACAAGTGATGCCTCCTCCCCACAAAGGGCACTCCGACAAGAAGAAATTCAGGAGACTGCATCACCAAATAAAATCCTAATGGCAACTGCTTCAATGCACCAGAAGAACAAAGAATTCCCACTCTGCATCCAGCAATCCCTGCGCTGGAGCCTGTCTGCATCTGCGTTTGTAGGGCTTGTGGGGCTTTTGCACTCACTTCCTTCTCCAGGGCAGTtcccacaaagaaagaatgactGAATTTCTGCAGACTGCCACTCGGAAATCCTGCATTTCACACAGCCAAAGGGAAACACTTTGCTTTGAGCCCTTTATTTCAAGGAGTCTCTTTTTTACTGAGCATCCAGTGAGAGCAGTGCCCAGTTGTGGCTGTtattatttctctgcttttgctgCGTGGCAATATtgtgctggagctctgcagaacACCCACGGCAGCCCTTGGCTCACTGGGGCACACCGAACTGaccaaaaaaaaggcacaaagatGAAACtcctaaagcagcagcagccccaagtcactgagctgctgcttcccaacaCCAACACTCTGTGTCTCAGCAGACACTTGCAATACACGAGCCAAGGCCACAGGGCAGTGAAAAGCCCAGAGCCTGCGGGCAGGACAAGCACTCCGTTGATCAGGAACAAACCAACACAGCTCAACTGCATGGTGCACTTAGGACTGGACCTGGAAGCATCAGGAAAAGCCATTGGAACacaagctcagcagcacagaatcCATTTGCCACCAGCTAATGAGATGGGAGGCTCTGTGTGGGACACGTTGTGCATTCAGCTTCAACAATGCCACAGCTCCACAGCAGCGCTGAAAAACTTCTGCTTTTACCAGTTGGAGAGGATTTTCTCAATGGAGGTGAAGGTGTCATTAACAGAGGAACAGCACACGATGCGCAGCATAACCGGCAATaaaaagcttttgctttccagCATGCAAACATCCAGGTTACTGGACTTCAGCTCATAGAAACGAATCTGATGATagatttttttagaatttttcttGGAActaaaaaagtaaaatcttcCATAAAAGGATACAGCACAAAAATACTCTCTCAGTAAGTCTCAGGAAGCCATTTAATACCTTCCATGTCCTAGGAACAACTAGGCAAAACACTTGGAAAGTGTGAGCAGTAGAAATGTTGACCATTGAATGTTTGGCAGCcgtgtgctccagcccctgggaGGGGCTTGTCCCCCACTCcacaccagtcctgcagctccccagctatttcttcttctttgggGGCTCATCCTCAGAGCTGCtgtcgctgctgctgctgctggaggagctcgGATGCGAGTCGAAGTCGGaggaagagctgctggaggagggggaggagctgTCCTCACTGTCACTGTCCTCGGAGGAGGTAGAGGAGTCCTGGCTGCCAGAGGAGGAGTCGCTGGCTGAGCtgtcgctgctgctgctgctggaactggTCACACTTTTGGACCTGGGAGAGAACAAAgagctgagcacagccctgccagagcccaTGGCACCGtgttctctgctctgctggaatAATCCAAAGATCAATTAGTTGCCTTGAAACTTTCCAGGCCTCACCACCTAAGCTGAATTCCTgtgccctccctcccttttcccctcctggaTGAGTGGATTTTGGCCATTTGAGCAATGGCAGAGTGGCCCCAGGGCATGACATAGCCCAGCAGGACTGCAGAGAGGGGAAAGCTGGCCAGGATCTCgttcccagccctgagcaggggcTTTACTGGCCTGACTGTCCTAAACTACCCGAGCTCTGGGGACAATGAACCAGGCTCAGTCCCTGCCTCACCTCTGCCACCATGAAATTCTGGCACTGCaagagtcaggggaggtttcaGAAGTGATTTCAGCAAGGTCAGAGCTGTTCCCAGCAAAAGCTGTTCTTGGACTACTCCTGGCAGAAGAACCCAGAGTACCTGCCACTGCAGGATGCTTGTGACTTCCAGGTGGAGGAGAAGGGTGGAAACAATCCAAGATTAAGACAGAATGATGAACACAGCAAAGAGGTTTTTTCACGTTCGGCCCTTCCTGGGCTGTTCTCTGCTTGTTGTTCTCAAGATCAACATCTCCGAGTAAGGGGGGGTGATGTGAATTCCAAGGAAGTACAATTCAATTCTCCCCTAGATCTTTCCCTAAAGTACACGATACTGATTCACCTCCCTTCCCACCAGAGTCAATCAAAGAGTATCCCAAAACGTAAATTATGATCATGCGGAATCTGGTCTCCATTAGAAAAATTAATGTAGTATTTTTTATCAGAGCTTTGGTTAAATGTAACAACTCAGGAAGTGCCTGTGCTCAGGTTATTGAAGAGTACGAGGTTTTCTCATCGTATCAGCCCTGCCAGCTGACAAATGTGGGTGTGCACTAAGGCACAAAGCACCAACGTTTGCACACTACGGCTGTGatctgctatctctgtgtgcagACACAACCACTGCTCATTACAGATAAACCCACAAGGCTGCTCCAACACTGACTTACCTGGGGAAAAACCAGCACtaagaggagaaaataaaaagcatgggAGTAGTAGTTTCACCCTGACCAGCTCCATGAGATGGGCAGGAATCAGAGGATCCGCTGAGTAACTCTGAACTTGCTTTTCCTGATCACCTTTCACAGAATCCATAGCAGCAACCCATGGACAGCCCGTGTGTAGGTTTATTCCAAAACCCACTCCCAGAAACATCAGGATATTGCACCTAAAGCTGCCTCTGCCAGAGGGAAGcaagagctggagctgcacttgGATACGTGCAGGCAGGGTTGGGCCCCTTCTGAAAGCTTCAATCCCTGTTTTTCAGAGATTCAATCAGGGATAATGACATTTTCACAAAGCTCTCTTAAGGCACGTGAAAACCCAAGTAAGAAAATGGAATCAAACCCTTTGTTCCACTGGCCTCATGCCCCAAATTCCAATGGGACAGACAAGTCCCTCTCCTCGGGAGGCAACGTCTCCTACCTGGATCTGTGCCTTCCGCAGCCTTTGGTGGCCGCTGTCTCCATCCTCCCacacctcctcatcttcctcctcagcaggcctggcttcctcatcctgcagagcaagcacagggacagtcaccaacctgctcatcccaaacctggccagcagggatggactgctgggaccccctggaCGGTCACCCCTCTGCTGggcaccatccctgctctgcagtccaTTCCCGTTCCTGGCCTGGCATCTCCTTTGAACGGGATGTTAAACCACAACCACGTGCTCGGCTGGGTTTTGGGACATCAGAGACTCCCCCAAGGCAGTGGACAAAGCTCCTGTTCCCACACCCTCTGCCTCCCAAAGCCCTGCTAGGGCcaggcagagcaaaggaaaTCCCTCACTTCCTGCTGGAAATTTCCTCTTGTGCTCGGAAACCCAGGGAAatcgtggctgccccatccctggaagtgttcgagGCCAGGCTGGCCGGGGCTTGGAGGACCCTGTGGATGGAATGaggtgatccttaaggtcccttcccacccaaactattctgccaTTCcaggatgattctgtgatctctccctgcatttattttgcatcGCTTCCTCTCTAATTTGAATTCCCAAATCAAaatgagtttttaaagaaatcatttaaaattatcCCAGGAATAAAAAGGGGTGCATCAAACATACAAGAATCATTCCTACCTCCATCAAATCATTATTAATTGGAAGCCTCTTTCCTCATCTCTGTCCTTAGTTTTCCTTTCCTAGGAAACCTTGTGATCCCacagtttctccaagagatttactgggattgcagaaagctttgctctgtcagggaggcaggggggttgacaacacttgttcctctgcatctttaTCCTTTAACCAGCTTTCCCCCAGAATGGTGCTGCAAGAGAAGTTCAGAATTactagaaatggatcaggttcaccttTTGTCCTCACTCTTTTCCAACTACTTCCAAATTCTTGGAATTATCCTCAAATGAGGCCTAGCAAGCTACTGTGAAAACATCGATCAGAGGAACAtcctgaaaagagaaaaccacatccagcagcagccaaaacaatCCCACTGCTATTCTTACCTGGtctccaggtgctcctgccagagctcccaacaccCATTGCCATTCCATGAGGGTGAGGAGGCAGTTTTGGACGTGTTCTTTGCCATGGGATGGGaaaacagagcccagagggtctttgtgtcccttccaagccaccccatgattccatgataccATCAGCACCTATACCAATTCCATTCTGGAAAGCCCAATTCCATTCCTCCCATCAACTCagaatttctcccttcctctctctgctccacaTCAGGCATGTGTTGCCACGTGCCACAGGCATGGGATGCCTCAGCATTGCCTGGGAATGCCACTCAAGGCTGCCCTTGTGGCCTCAGCGCTCCAAAATGCCCAGCTGGCTCccgttccagctgggaatgtcccaAACAGCAGCGTGGGCTGTGCCCTCTGCTATCCCACCATTGGGGCAGCTCCCATAGAATGTGACTGACTTACTGGGTTTGCAATTCCTGGCTTAAAAGTCAGGTGGTGGAATATCCTCTCCTGGGAATATCCAGAAGACCAGAAGGCTCCCTGGAAGCCACAGGTCAGGGACAGAGTCAGATGAACGATCCTGAACTGGTTTTCAGGGGatgcatccccagcctgtggctgcaaaaactccagagctgttccttccccttgggacagccagggaaaacatccccagcatggatttctgacaggaaaaacctcactgctccaggctaCTTGGCCAAATCCAGGCCAGCACTCCAACAGGCTCTAaggacaaaacaagaaagaagggaaacGATGCTTTTTACTGGTTTCAGTTGAGCTGCACATTTatcttttcccattttgcaTTTCAACGATGCAAAAGTGAGAAGGAACTTGAGGAGATGTGCTCGGTCCgagagaaataattttggaaaaacTCACCTCACTGGATACTGCAGAGACAGTAAAATTCCAAATGGATTTCATGATCCTGACAATGCCAAGTGCACTTCAGGGATAAGCCACAAGATCTTACAGAAAAACAGACCCAGCAGTACACATCCAGGAAAACATCTTGGAATTAAGGGGATAAAATCATGGTTTATTTTCCTGCATCTGTTTGATTTTAGGATCCCTAAAAATGTTACATTCCTAGAATCAGGTGGGGGGGGGTAAATTAGAGGTAGTTTGTGATAAAAAAATTGTGGTTATAGATAGGGCAGATATTTATGACTTACATAACTCCGTAATGTAAATATGTCATATATTAGGGCACATAGATATCTATTTATATATAACATTTTTTATGTGTGCACAGATATAGTTTATATCAGACACTGTGCCTGTCTGAGGGCCTTGCTGCTTAGCTCCCAACTCATTCCTGATGAAAACATCAGGCAAAAGTTGTTTGGTTTAactgtttcctcttttccttaataattattttactcACTTGGAATAACCGAGAACAGCTGTTATAgatgtgcagctcccagtgggaCCAAGGCGCTTTTCTGCACAATGCAGAGTGGCTTTTAAGAGATTCATTAGTCAAAGAAGTGAGGATTAGGATTTCAAATGCTCTTGGGCAATCAGGCTGGCCAGAGCTCCCTCCTAACTGTGGGACAGCAAAACCCCACAGCCAAGGGTAACCAGGGATTGTGGGGATGGAGAATTTAATGCCACACAggtggcagctgtgccagttcAACTGATAAAAAAGTAAATCCAAGATTCCTCTAGAGGAGTATTGTTCCTGGATGTGTGTAAATACAGGGACACCTCTTTACTCTCAAGCCAGGGAGGGTTGCGGTTGTGCTGCCAGTTTACCCTTGAGATTTCCAGGCTTTATTTCAGCTCCCCTGGCCGGGCCTGATGGGCAGGGCCGGAGCCGTCGGGTGGCTTTGGGTGCGCCGATGCCGTCACGGCCCAGTGGGGGTGGGAGCTTAGGCTGTGGTGGCAGCCTAGGAAAGGGATCAGATGTCTCCTAGAACGGCCCAGAGTCTAGGAATGGAGGGGGAACTGAACTGCTCCCCCAGAATGCTGCCGGGCTACAGTTCTGGGCCAGGCCCGTCAGAAAAGTGGCATCGTCAGTGGCACCTCAGTGGTTATTGTCCTTGGAATGATCAGGATCAGGATGAAATCATGTTCATGCACTACTGGGAAAGCAAGGAGCAGGATCAGTGCTGTAACTCTCTACACTCTCTCCAGGAGTGCCTCAGGTCATGGCAATTTAATGTGCAGAGTAGTTTCCTGTGCCTACCTGGGCAGCTGCAGTTATTGCACAGGCATTCAGGGCTGACAGTTCCCTGCggggagagctcagcacatgtccacagaggcaatcccagcatctgaaagaaagaaagaaagaagcagcaaaaggtgaaatCTTCTCTTTCCAAGTTATTTCAAGTGCTCACACCCAAACTaacctttgctcttgatgcGAGTGATGCTTTCTGGGGGAAAGCAGCCGATTTCCAAagttcccttcctgccccgtgcctgatgtgcacaggagaaaaccccttccctgaaGGGACTGTGCTCCCTCTAATCCCATTTGCCCAGTCTGTTCCATGGGGATAttgccagcctggggcagcagaggcacccgcagctctcagcactctctgctccaagcacagctctgggctcctttgcagattgcctctgccatggggttttctccaggagaagccaaggaatTGCTCATGGAAGGGTGGAGATTAAGTTAGCCCAAAGGAAGTAAAGaataaatatctcatttttccatcaaaatgctcATGGTCTGCCCTACagattatttcaagtttttCCCACAAGCTTTGCCCTACCCATCACctcatttttaccccaaaaagtaattttctataTCCTCAAGAATGTCTCAGTGTCTATCCCCAAAATTTTCACTGTGTCTCTGCAAATGACTGCCTCAGTTTACCTCATGATGTTCATTCTCTTCCCTGGGGATTGCTTCAGATTCTCCTTCCGAGCTGTCCCTGTCTGTCCActtctgatttcttcttttttacaaGAAAGTATTCATTCACTACCTCTGGAGATTATCTCCAGTTttaccccccaaaatttccctaaCATTCACTCTTCATTGCCTGATTTTTACCTCAGTATGTTCATTCTCTCCCCTAGAGATAACCTCCGATTTTACCCCCAGTATTTTCCCTACCTGCCCGCTAACTATTTACTCTTTTTGACCTATAAATATTCTCTTTCTGC encodes:
- the LOC138104801 gene encoding zinc finger CCHC domain-containing protein 10-like, translating into MRKPGLLRRKMRRCGRMETAATKGCGRHRSRSKSVTSSSSSSSDSSASDSSSGSQDSSTSSEDSDSEDSSSPSSSSSSSDFDSHPSSSSSSSSDSSSEDEPPKKKK